Proteins encoded within one genomic window of Anastrepha ludens isolate Willacy chromosome 4, idAnaLude1.1, whole genome shotgun sequence:
- the LOC128861999 gene encoding uncharacterized protein LOC128861999 gives MASPCKKLFRVALVACFVAFAIAQSVPEQGAEPSAEYLPPVGDESAPLTENGYRYKAVRRLKYRHRREVPSEEYLPPVVEPSADYIPPEGAETRVADDGYRYKTVRRLKVHRKRREAPSVEYLPPVTEPSPEYIPPESAETRVADDGYRYKTVRRLRFRARHRRDVSELPSLPSGEYLPPVDVELAPELKTVLGDEGYRYKTVRRLKFRRHRRETEAADEVDAPNGEYLPPSNDVAEEPEPKSAELAQDGYRYKTVRRLKYRYQLGARSRAQESSNCKEQQLKLLTVALALCLVSLTIAQSNPAESAEPAVDYLPPVDENSAPVAEDGYRYKAVRRLKYRHRRDVPSEEYLPPVTEPSPEYLPPEGAETRVADDGYRYKTVRRLRFRARHRRDVSELPSLPSGEYLPPVDVELAPELKTVLGDEGYRYKTVRRLKFRRHRREAEAAEEAAVVDIPNNEYLPPSNDVAEEPEPKSAELAQDGYRYKTVRSFRYRHRQ, from the exons AAACTCTTTAGAGTCGCGCTCGTTGCGTGCTTTGTTGCATTTGCCATCGCGCAATCTGTACCTGAGCAAGGCGCCGAACCCTCGGCCGAGTACTTACCACCAGTCGGCGATGAATCTGCTCCTCTTACCGAAAATGGCTATCGTTATAAAGCTGTGCGTCGCCTGAAGTACCGCCATCGTCGTGAGGTACCATCCGAGGAATATCTGCCCCCAGTAGTGGAGCCTTCCGCTGATTATATACCACCAGAGGGCGCTGAAACTCGTGTTGCCGACGATGGTTACCGCTACAAGACTGTGCGTCGTCTGAAAGTTCACCGAAAACGTCGTGAGGCTCCTTCTGTTGAATATTTGCCTCCAGTGACGGAGCCTTCTCCTGAATACATACCACCAGAGAGTGCTGAAACTCGTGTTGCCGATGATGGTTATCGTTACAAGACTGTACGCCGTCTTCGTTTCCGTGCTCGTCATCGTCGTGATGTCTCTGAATTGCCTTCATTGCCATCTGGCGAATATTTGCCTCCAGTTGATGTTGAATTGGCTCCAGAACTGAAAACCGTTTTGGGCGATGAAGGTTACCGTTACAAGACTGTGAGACGCCTAAAGTTCCGTCGTCATCGTCGTGAGACGGAggctgctgatgaagttgacGCCCCTAACGGTGAATACCTGCCACCAAGTAACGATGTTGCTGAAGAGCCTGAGCCGAAAAGCGCTGAATTGGCTCAAGACGGCTACCGTTATAAGACCGTACGTCGCTTGAAATACCGTTATC AGTTAGGTGCCCGCAGTCGAGCTCAGGAGAGCAGCAATTGCAAGGAGCAACAGCTA AAACTCCTTACCGTCGCACTGGCTTTGTGCCTTGTTTCCTTGACAATCGCTCAATCCAATCCTGCCGAGAGTGCCGAACCAGCCGTCGACTACTTACCGCCAGTCGATGAAAATTCTGCGCCTGTTGCTGAAGATGGCTATCGTTACAAAGCCGTGCGTCGTCTGAAGTACCGTCACCGTCGTGACGTACCGTCAGAAGAATATTTGCCTCCAGTGACGGAGCCTTCACCTGAATATCTGCCACCAGAGGGTGCTGAAACTCGTGTTGCCGATGATGGTTATCGTTACAAGACTGTACGCCGTCTTCGTTTCCGTGCTCGTCATCGTCGTGATGTCTCTGAATTGCCTTCATTGCCATCTGGCGAATATTTGCCTCCAGTTGATGTTGAATTGGCTCCAGAATTGAAAACCGTTTTGGGCGATGAAGGTTACCGTTACAAGACTGTGAGACGCCTAAAGTTCCGTCGCCATCGTCGTGAAGCGGAAGCGGCTGAAGAGGCTGCTGTCGTTGATATTCCCAACAATGAATACCTGCCACCAAGTAACGATGTTGCTGAGGAACCAGAGCCGAAAAGCGCAGAATTGGCACAAGATGGTTATCGTTATAAGACCGTACGTAGCTTCAGATATCGTCATCGTCAGTAG